TCGCGATCGATCGACGGCTGCTCGGTAGACGTTCCTACGCGGCCTTGAGTATGCGCTCGCGCGATGCCGCGCCGCTGGACCTCGGTCGGGCGCGCGTTCCGCTGTCCGGGCTCGCCTGGCTTGCAGCGCTCGTTCCTCTGGCCCCGCTGGGCTCCCTGCTGGCTGCCGCGGGCCCGAACGGCCTGTCCGAAGGCGTCTCGTGGATCCGGTCGAGCCTGGCCACGAGTCTGCTATCCGGCGTTCTTGCGGCCAGTGCGGTCGTACTGATCGCAGTGCTGACAGGCCATGCGCTCGCGCGCCAGCGGCCGTTCGCGCGCAGCTTCGATGCGCTGGCCCTGCTCGCCTTCATGACTCCCGCCTCGGTACTGGGTGTAGGCCTGATCGGCACCTGGAATCGGCCCCAGACCCAGCTCGTCTACACGGGCATGGGTATCCTCATGCTGGGCTACGTGGCGCGCTATGCCGCGGTCGGAATCCGGACCCTGGCCGCTGTTTTCTCGCGCAGCTCGCTCCACTACGAAGAGGCTGCGGCTGCCTTCGGCGCCGGCTTTGCGCGCCGAATGTTGCGCATCGTCGTGCCGATGCACGCGCGCGGTGTCGCGGCCGCCTGGCTGATCGTCCTGGTGTTCTGCCTGCGGGATCTGGACACGGTCGTTACGTTCTACCCGCCCGGCCTCGAGCCCCTCGCCGTGCGCATCTTCACGCTCGAGGCCAACGGTCCGCGAGCGATCGTGGCCGCGCTCGGTGTATTGCATGTCCTGCTTACTGCACTCGCGGTCGCAGGCGCTGGGCTCGTGCTGCGGGGAGCGAGGTTGCGGACGTGACTGCCGTCCTCGCGCTGGACGGCGTGTCGGCCCGCAGGGGGTCTGCGCGTGTGATCGAAGACGTGACGCTGTCGATCTCCGCCGGAGAAGTCGTAGCGCTCCTGGGCCCGTCGGGATCAGGCAAGTCCACGCTGTTGCGGTTGTTGCTGGGACTCACGCTGCCCGAGCGGGGTATCGTACGCGTGCGCGGCAGCGTGGCCAGCGCCGCAGGCAAGCTACGGATCGCGCCCGAGATGCGAAACATCGCCGTCGTGTTCCAAGACCTGGCCCTGTGGCCGCATCTCACGGCGCTCGGGAATCTGCGCTTCGTCCTCGAGCCGAAGAAGCTGCC
This Pseudomonadota bacterium DNA region includes the following protein-coding sequences:
- a CDS encoding ABC transporter permease subunit translates to MSRNSGALVRLLDMPALFGLAAAALLLCCFVPLLVLASELWSAAAFDQLRSTLGAARSWGLLVASIVLGLATTLIAVAFGVPLGVLLARSNMIGRAWALWLHLFPLFLPPFLLALGWFQLFGRGGLLGSSATSALLFGPAGVVVTLALAFTPVVSALTGLGLMGIDPALEEAAQVVSPPLRVVTRILLPLAWPSIAFGALVVFALSLSEVGVPMFLGVRTYSAAVFTRLGGVQYAPGEAVALVLPLFALGLVLVAIDRRLLGRRSYAALSMRSRDAAPLDLGRARVPLSGLAWLAALVPLAPLGSLLAAAGPNGLSEGVSWIRSSLATSLLSGVLAASAVVLIAVLTGHALARQRPFARSFDALALLAFMTPASVLGVGLIGTWNRPQTQLVYTGMGILMLGYVARYAAVGIRTLAAVFSRSSLHYEEAAAAFGAGFARRMLRIVVPMHARGVAAAWLIVLVFCLRDLDTVVTFYPPGLEPLAVRIFTLEANGPRAIVAALGVLHVLLTALAVAGAGLVLRGARLRT